AGTTAGTATTGTTTTTAAAGATCCAGAGGATAATGTCATACCACAcctcttttataatttttcttttcatttctaggaAGACCAGCACTCCCAGATGAAGTTGGTATAATAATCTGTGATATCTTGAATCCAGCCTCTCTTgatgaaatggctaaacaagggTCTATTGTTCTCAATTGTGTAGGACCAGTAAGTAATCAGCCCTTCTATTTATTAAGACAAGCAACACACTCTTTTCTAGCAAAATTGCTACTTTGTATTCTAAAGGAACATAAAGTGGGAAGAAGGGAGGTGGGACAGTTAGCATGGAGGTCCTTAACCCTGTATCAGACATTTGCAAGGCCCTAGGAGAATGGAAATGACATGCTCCCAGGGATTCCTTTCACTACTCTATATAATATTGGTTCGtattatttcactccattggaaAATAAGATTGCAGGTTTAATTTTCATACTGTGCAGCAGCATTAAagagaaaatttctttttcaggGCTATAGACTAACTTTAAACCTGGCCATCAGTGTTCTCACAAGAGCAAGTTTATTGTTTAAAAAGTGCAAGGTGAAACTGGCTAGTTCAGTGAAAACATATAATCACCACTTTCGATAGAGAGCCTCAGCTCTAcatcattgttattgttgttgtgtgttGTTAATGCTTTACTAAAACACAGCATTAGGTCATGATTATGGTATAGTCTTATTAATcagaagaaatttttcttttcctcatacaATTTCCATTATTAGGCAAGATTGAGAGCATTTACttcattttaacatttaataaaaagataatttatatattttttttatttccttagtaTCGATTTTATGGAGAACCTGTGGTCAAAGCATGTATTGAAAATGGAGCTAACTGTATTGACATCTCTGGAGAACCAcaggtatataaaatatttaaaataagacAGCATCATTTGTGAATGTTCAATATTGTTTATAAATTGGGAGGGAGTTgagtcaaaaaaaaatatttattaaacacttcctaaGTACCAGGTAGTAGtctaagcactgaaaatacaaatacaaacaaaaagaaagaattccttGTTTTCATGGAGTTCACATTCTGTGGGGGGAAGACAACACaggaaagggagctgaaaagtgagtgggtaaaggagagagagaaatccagaGTCctgagcagagctgggaggggaatGAGTAGGACTGGCCTGGGCACTTCATTCCTTTGGAGGATTCTTCAGGAACTCACCAGGAGGaggtgatgggggtgggggtgagggtagCTGCAGAGATAGAGAAATCTTCCAGGTTGAGAATGCTGCTTTGACCTGATGGGAAAGTCTGGAACATTCAGAGGGATGGGAAGAGGAGTGAAGGTGTGAGGGAAGAGGGACtttaacttattttttcaaatggcATAATGAAATTTGAGCGGTCCAATCAatctctgattttttccccttctaaacAGTGACACATGACTTCACCATTTTTATAAGAGGTTAGTTATATAGTTATTTTCAAATatacttatatttgaaaatcagtgACAGTTAAATGAACAGAAGTTTAGAAAGAAACACAACCAAGTCAGCTTTAAATGTTGAATTtatcaaagttctttttcttttcttatttttaagggcAGCATTATCactatttcccttccttcctggatcttcccctcccatggaaaaaaaggaaaacattgtcCTTATAAGAAATAAGCATAGTTAAGCAAGATAAAGCCATACATTTGCCATGTCCCAAAGTATATATCTCATCTTACATCTTGAGTCCATTATTCTTGTGGCAGAAGATAGGTAACTTGCTTTATTATTGGCTCTCAGGAGTGCTTggtcattgccttgatcagagttcttaagtccttCACACTTTTTTCTTTACGGTGTTGTTACAGTGTATAATATTTTGTTGGTTTGGCTTCAttgttttgcatcagttcacacaagccTTCCCAGACTTCCCAAACAGAGCCactccttttgtcatttcttaaggtacaatataatattttattacatttttaaaccataatttttttagccattctccagttgctAGGTACCCCCcttgtttcctgttctttgctacaataaaaagTTTAAAGCTATGTCTTACAAATCTAGAAGGCTGCATGGAAGTCTGTGAAAGAAGCACTCAACTATACTTGGAAAACAAAGGGACAAACAAGTATTGTGTGCTGCATAACAAGGCTCTAAAAAAGATGTTCCTAAAACTCACATGCCTAGGCCCAGTGCAGATAACTCTAAGTAAAGTTAAATTGTGAAATTGTTGTTGTATCAGCAGTAGAGGTAAGCTTCCACTAGTAAAGTTTTGTTGGttttaaaagtttcattttaaaaacagttcCACCACCTATAACCATTCTACATAGTTAACCCTTTATGTTGAATATTCTTacatttttcctgtattttttcaGTTTCTGGAAGAAATGTATTGGAAGTATCATGAAAAAGCTGCAGAGAAAGGGGTATATATTATTGGAAGCAGTGGTTTTGATTCCATTCCAGCTGATCTAGGAGTATTATATACCAGAAATAAATTGAAAGGTAATTATTGATAAGCAGTAATTCACTTAAATTGCGTAGAAGTTTGATATGTGTGATTAGTTTGATGAATAATGTAAAGATATACTTTATTTAGATGCAGGTGAATTGTCAAATTTTGTGAgacttgaaaattgtttttaataatgTGACAATCCATTTCATAATTTAGTTaagattaaaaaatgtaaaatttcctAAATTTTGAAGCTATGGAGAGCTTTTTTTAATGAGGGGGAAGAATGGGATATCTgaggaaaaatgcaaaaaaataagcattttacCTTAAGCTTTCCTAATTTAAATTCAAGAGGCACTGTGGTGTAGTGGATTGAGGTTagccttggattcaggaagatatgggttcagTCTGCCTCTGAAACACAGTAATTGTTTAATCACACTCAGTTATAATTGTGCCTCAGACAATTAAGCTGTAAGTTACAAatcagttgctgatctgcatcagtggagagtGTTTCTACACCTGAGAATTCCCTACACcactggacaaaaaaaaaatccaaagtcaCTATTAtcttccacaagaatttattGATCTTGACAGTTTAATCAGTATTTCCTTCCAAATTTTCAGGCATCTTATCTAAAAATGAAAccaatgagaatttttttttttttaacgtaagggtgcttatattatttagttttttGGCAACATTTAAAGATAATGATGATGTGACAAGCTACACCAGGaacaatggaaagatcactggatggTGAATCGAAGTCCTTGGAGAGTGTTATCAGCCACCAAACCTTGGTCATGTCTTGTAAACTTTTGGGGGTAggcctttagtttcttcatctgtaaaatgaagagtttggactggATGATACTTAAAGTTTGATGTCTTTCAGACCAAAAAATTAAGTGTAtgtgtactttcttttccacttaacctatgaatgattttaaaatttcttcaggATATTTTTTACATACAGATGTGTTAGGTAATCTTAAGTAGTATTTGGAACTGATTTCTTCAGTTGATAGTATTTGTAGATTGTGTACTAAGCTATATTCTCACTCTTAGTAGCTATGGAACTGTAGGGTATTTGCTTAACCTTGTTCAGCCTTAGGttcttaatctgcaaaatggtgatAGTAATGCCTGCAAATGTCAGTCAttattatagaagaggaaattgaggctttggGAGGCTAAATATTTGCCATGGTCACAATTAAAcgtgggatttgaatgcaggtcttccttcAAGTTCATCATTATCTACTATTTCATATTAATGACACTATAATCTGATAGGTGAAGTAGCGGGGTCCAGTCATGGTTTACGTGGGTTATTAAAAATATTGTAAACTGCACAAAATATGGCTTGTCATTCTTAAGTCAAATTAAACTTGTACATTTCAATTAAAAGAGACTTTTCTGCTCCTGTGTGGCAGGCTGCAACTATCTTCAACTTCTCAAACCTTTAGATTTGTTTGCTCTTTGTTGTTTTTAGACTGTTGACCTACTGTCTTGGTCCCATGGCTGATAATGCACTCTCCAGGGTCCTTGAATGTTTTCAGTTGTCATGTATTTAATTGACTACAAGCTTAGGGTACAGAGTCCAGAACTTCGGCTTTCAGGCCCAGTATCAAACTGTTGATATTAAAATTGGGTCAAGGGTAAGGAGAAGTAAACAGAGAAATTGAATCTCTTGTGgatgattatattttattttctgatgcCTTACTGTTTTCCCCACTTCTAAGGTATTCTGACTGCTGTTGAAAGTTTCCTGACAATAAAATCAGGACCTGAGGTTAGTGTTGTAAgcttttaaaagttattaaatacatccagagaaagattgTGTGCTCATATTGCCTTATGTCAGGTATCAAAAAGAACTCTCCCTTCTGTTGCCGTCTTCCCTTCTCCCAACTGTAGTTTACTTACTTCCAAAACATATCAGTCTCTTTATTGGTAGAATTTCAGGCAGTATAAGGGAGATATTTTTGCCTTCTCAGAGCCACATTACCTACTCTGCCTTTGTTTAAGTCTGGCTTTTCCCTTCCTATCTCTGggatggtcagaagaaacaatcaGTACCCTACTTGTGCCTCCTGATCTTGGGTCCCTGACAGCCTGTCTAGTTATCGGTAGGAGGGAAATTGCTGTCACAAAGAGAACATTTTGCTCTCCCTTAGGTAAAGTAGAGCTCCAAGCTCTCCCATCCTTATTCCTTCTCCAGATTTGGAAGTGTGAATACTTGTCAGCCAAGGGTCTTAGATTATGAGTTCCCCTGCCAGAAAACTTAGGGAAGGTGAACTTCCTGGATTCTGCTGGGTGATAAACCCAGGCATCTTCAGAGGGAAAGGAGTGAGCAAGTAAGATGGCCTGCCTCGACCTTCTGGAACTGCAGGAAGCAGTGCCTTGATTTTTACCATGACCTCAGTGGGTTTATTgacaccccccccacccccgttGGTTAACCTTAAAAATGGTTTTGTAATTTTAGTTTCTATAGACCTTTGCTTTGCAGACCCAGTTTGAGACTGGCCCTcaaatcttttttatctttttatttttctagacttCAAACTGTTCCATATAGGCTCAGGGTTTCTGTTTTTTTAGGCTGTTACTCAAATGAGGAGGGCCTAACTTAAACCCTGGGAAAAATGATGTTTGATTCCCAACATAGTCTAGGTAGCCCTTAGCACACTACTCAATCTGCAGCTTTGTAGTTAGGATGGGAACAGAATAGGTAGTTGTTGACTAGACTGACCCAAAGTAAAATTATGAACTAAGTAAAATTTATCTTTGGACTTTCTGACCTCTAGTATTACTTATACCTGATTATGATTCGGTACAATGTCAACTTGATGTTGATTCTATTTCTCATATGCCATATTGACTTTATTGCCAGGtttatttgatttattgatttactTGATTACCAGACTGCACCTTAGAGGATGGTGAGACTGTCAAGTAATGCTTTGTAACTTATAACTTAAGCAGGTAATAAATAGAATGTTCTTTGAAGAGCAGTATGAAGAAATTAGGTGGGGGCATGTGGTCTGAGAGGTCTCTACAGTTGGTagtaggtttaggtttaggtaaTGGGTTCCACTTTGCAGGAAGGTATATGATTTGGTGATAAAAGGATGGAGAGGTGCATGTTCTAGAAAGAACATGAACAGGGGTGGTCAGGTCATGGGTTGTCCTGTGTCAGAGAGGGAATGTAACAGTAACTGTATTAAAGCTAGTGACTTCTGGAGGAAGCCAACCAATTATGGAAGTCTCGTTGCTACtgtgttagataacaatagtatCTCAAACAACTTAATTTCAGCAGCTGTATATGCACTGTAATAATGCATAATAAGATAAAGGTTCTGTGTGtatgtagtatgtgtgtgtgtgtgtgtgtgtgagatttgCCACTTCTACAGTATTTTATCACTTGAAATATTTTATCAGGGAATGTGTATTCATGATGGTACCTGGAAGTCAGCTGTTCATGGTTTTGGTGACCAGAAGCGTTTAAGAAACTTACGAAAACAATTGAATATAAAACCTGTTCCGGTTGTTGGTTCCAAATTGAAAAGAAGGTATGTGACCCTAAGATCTGTTAGTAAGACACCTGTTACTCTTAAGCATATTATTGCTCCCTTGAATATTGTTCATTGTAATTTGTGAAGCAGCAGATATGCAGTATATAGAGCAACTACAGAATGTGTGGGATCTGTGATCAGTGTATCAATTAAAGTAAAAAGAAACTTGAAGTTTTAATTAAAATCATCCTAAAAAGGAGTATCCTGTGTATATTTAGAGTCTGGGGGTAAAAGTAATTTTGTAACAACTTTTATTACCCAATGTCAAGTTTTAATGtgaattaaaatttttgtgtTAGAACTCAGCTGTCGTACTATGTGACGCTGTTGTCTGCTCTGATGTGTCTCATCAATAACTTTTGGTTGTGGGAAAAAATGTAATCCTGAAACCTATTGATAGAAGCTATCTAGTGCTCTTGAGGTTTGCCTGTTAAACTATGTTCTTTAATCTAGAATTTGTATGCCTTCGAAGGCTACTGACAGAAGTTATGGCATGGATCTTTAGTGCccactgtgtgcagagcactCTGTTTACTCCAGAACTCCTCGTCATAGAGACAGGAAGTAAGGAGAGCAGACCCAGGCTGCCATTAGAGAGTCACCATAtttttccctgatttttttttttaagacattgTTTCCAAGCTGttgccatgctgggagcagaaaAGAGGGAAGCCTTcattttgtgtttctctttcagaTGGCCTCTTTCTTACTGTAGTGAACTGTgtgaatattctattccattcatgggagctgatgccTCTGTTGTGAAACGGACACAGCGGTTCTTGTGTGAAAACTTGCAGGAAACACCAGTATGTTTATATTATTGAAGTTTGTCTATGAATGAGCACCTCTAGTTTGTTTTCccttattaattttttctaaatAGAAACCTTGTGTTTTTAaagtaacaaaacaaaagagcTGAATGATGCTCATTTCATTATTTGGATGTAAACCAGAATCTTTAAATAGGTAGAACCAGATGGTTCTAAAGGAATATATTTTGGTTTTACtacttttattaaattttagCTACATGACTTTTGAGTCTATAATATCACAACAGTGACTGCTGGCTTCTTATTCATTGTTGTGGCCATGGGCATAGTCCTTTCCCATGTATGGTCCACTTTGACAGCTTCTTCCTTTCTTACTCTTTTGCTGTAACTTTGTCCCATGCCAGGACTGCACCTGGGTTATATGTCTCTGGTGCTCTAGACTGGAACTAGGAACAAATCCACACAGAAACTGTTATTCAAGGTGGTGGGTGCTCCATGCAGTTCTGAGATATCATGGATTAAAATGAGTTTTCCTAGGAACTTAAAGGGCATTTATTACTATTTCTACTGAATTCTCCCCCCGAGTCTGTATGTAAGAACTAAGTGAGTTATAAATACCTAACCTTTTTGTTAATTAGTATAGCCAAGATGCAGAATGTCACTTCACAGCGTGGTGCTCTTTATTTAGGTACAGTATGCTGCTTACGTCACTGTTGGAGGCCTTACATCCGTTATTAAGCTGATGTTTGCgggacttttctttttattctttgtgaaGTTTAGCATTGGAAGACAACTTCTGGTAAAAGTAAGTATAGATGTCaatgtttaaattttaaatgaagcATTTGTTCACTTGTTCTTTGAAAGTTCACTccaggtgtttttttctttagtttccaTGGTTGTTCTCCTTTGGGTATTTCTCACAACAAGGACCAACGCAGAAACAGGTAATTCTTTtctgtttataaagcattttctcaaaattgttttagatCTTCAAACTTAATGGTAAGAGACATAATAACCCTTAATTTTTCCCCAACGCATCTGTGAGTTATCCCTTTCACAGACCCTCTGCCCCATTGAATaacaacaggaaaatgaaaaattaaacctTCATCTTAAATATGTATTGAACCTTTGGTTtttgattgttttaaaaacatCTTTCATCTTTGGTTTTGCAtaccaaatttattttaattgtatCATGTCCTTAGAGCTTTGACATTTGGGTTACCgcgaggcagctaggtagcacaataaTTCTGGGCCTCCAGGAAGACTCCTTCCTGAGGTCAGTCTGGTTTCAGAGCTGTGTGGCCCCGGGCTCaacccagtttacctcagtttcctcat
The DNA window shown above is from Notamacropus eugenii isolate mMacEug1 chromosome 2, mMacEug1.pri_v2, whole genome shotgun sequence and carries:
- the SCCPDH gene encoding saccharopine dehydrogenase-like oxidoreductase, whose translation is MATGKRPYHFVVFGASGFTGQFVTRELARQLMSPELRGSALTWAVAGRSREKLQQVLEEAAQKLGRPALPDEVGIIICDILNPASLDEMAKQGSIVLNCVGPYRFYGEPVVKACIENGANCIDISGEPQFLEEMYWKYHEKAAEKGVYIIGSSGFDSIPADLGVLYTRNKLKGILTAVESFLTIKSGPEGMCIHDGTWKSAVHGFGDQKRLRNLRKQLNIKPVPVVGSKLKRRWPLSYCSELCEYSIPFMGADASVVKRTQRFLCENLQETPVQYAAYVTVGGLTSVIKLMFAGLFFLFFVKFSIGRQLLVKFPWLFSFGYFSQQGPTQKQMDDASFTFTFFGQGYSQDCTTKHGKPNIRICTQVKGPEAGYVATPIAMVQAAVTLLKDTAELPKGGGVFTPGAAFSKTKLIERLNQCGIEFSVISSSEV